Proteins from a genomic interval of Zingiber officinale cultivar Zhangliang chromosome 1B, Zo_v1.1, whole genome shotgun sequence:
- the LOC122039980 gene encoding aspartic proteinase nepenthesin-1-like, with product MANVLYHFFMMLLLVENPLASSTSGDGFRLTLTHVDSAAGASRTLAQRIHRAVRRSYSRKRAIEAKRNVVVPVSYGGESEYLVSFGIGSPALPVTAILDTGSDLIWTQCDPCFESIPQPSPFYNSFESSSYSRIPCSNPFCSDASSILSSCASSEGDLCLYWISYGDETRSRGLLATETLRFGDGSSIHGVIFGCGFWNNSTLSNFTGIVGMGRGRFSLPAQLNPPRFSYCFTSINSSATSHLFLGTKASLGGGKRGGGGGSIGSTPFTPSPPNPSFYYLSLIGISLGGTRLPIPPSAFQLNPDGSNGMIIDSGTFLTILNQPGYDVLRKELIKQARLPLAESPVQGLDLCFSLKKRKSAPRMPELVFHFDGADMRFQRDKYMIYEPEEGLFCSAIAGTDGPSILGNYQQQDMHILYDLKANVLSFVPANCDRF from the coding sequence ATGGCTAACGTGCTCTACCACTTCTTTATGATGCTTCTGTTGGTTGAGAATCCTCTTGCCTCTTCCACTTCAGGCGATGGGTTTCGACTCACTCTCACCCACGTGGACTCCGCTGCCGGCGCATCACGCACCTTGGCACAACGAATCCACCGCGCCGTCCGCCGGAGCTACTCCCGGAAGAGGGCCATCGAGGCCAAGCGCAACGTCGTGGTTCCTGTCAGCTACGGAGGTGAATCGGAGTACCTAGTCAGCTTCGGCATTGGTTCCCCGGCGCTCCCTGTCACGGCCATCCTCGACACCGGCAGCGACCTCATTTGGACGCAGTGCGACCCCTGCTTCGAGAGCATCCCGCAGCCAAGCCCCTTCTACAATTCCTTCGAGTCCTCCTCCTACTCCCGGATCCCCTGCTCCAACCCCTTCTGCAGtgatgccagttcgatcctcagTTCTTGCGCTTCCTCCGAAGGCGACCTGTGCCTCTATTGGATCAGCTACGGGGACGAAACTCGTAGCAGAGGCTTACTCGCGACGGAGACGCTCCGTTTTGGCGATGGCTCGTCGATCCACGGCGTCATATTCGGGTGCGGGTTTTGGAACAACAGCACGCTGTCGAACTTCACCGGCATCGTCGGCATGGGCCGAGGCCGATTCTCGTTGCCGGCGCAGTTGAATCCTCCCAGATTCTCCTACTGTTTCACCTCGATCAATAGCTCCGCCACCAGCCATCTCTTCTTGGGTACCAAGGCCAGCCTGGGAGGAggaaagagaggaggaggaggaggctcaATTGGGAGCACGCCGTTTACCCCCAGCCCCCCAAATCCCTCTTTTTACTACCTCTCCTTGATCGGAATCTCGTTGGGAGGGACTCGGCTCCCTATTCCGCCGAGCGCCTTCCAGCTGAATCCCGACGGCTCCAACGGGATGATCATCGACTCCGGCACCTTCCTGACAATATTGAACCAGCCTGGGTACGACGTACTTAGGAAAGAGTTGATCAAGCAGGCGCGGTTGCCGTTGGCGGAGTCACCGGTGCAGGGCTTGGATCTGTGCTTCTCATTGAAGAAACGGAAGTCAGCTCCCCGAATGCCGGAGCTGGTGTTCCACTTCGACGGCGCCGACATGCGTTTTCAGCGGGATAAGTACATGATATATGAACCGGAGGAGGGATTGTTTTGCTCGGCGATCGCGGGAACGGACGGCCCATCAATCTTGGGCAACTACCAGCAGCAGGACATGCACATCCTCTACGATCTCAAAGCCAACGTGCTCTCCTTCGTCCCGGCCAACTGCGACCGGTTCTGA